A DNA window from Synchiropus splendidus isolate RoL2022-P1 chromosome 2, RoL_Sspl_1.0, whole genome shotgun sequence contains the following coding sequences:
- the LOC128755037 gene encoding oxysterol-binding protein 1-like isoform X2: MSESKPPTPTPGDTYKGWLFKWTNYIKGYQRRWFVLSNGLLSYYRTQAEMGHTCRGTINLATANIAVEDSCNFVISNGGAQTYHLKASSEVERQRWITALELAKAKAVRMQAESDDSGDDCSPVPASTGQGGGRNSEMQSALRTLSSKVEDLTTCNDLIVKHGSALQRSLSELENIRAGGDMGEKIRQVTERATLFRITSNAMINVCRDFLSMAQQHSKRWQKALQVERDQRIRLEETLEQLAKQHNHLERAFRGATVLPSSFSNSDLGSKGGVPGKGDASDEDDDNEFFDAMEDPAEFITVPADPKYHRRSGSNMSGFSSETGTDDQSINFDEQSLASNPESPQLLELEPVRQRRTRIPDKPNYYLNLWSIMKNCIGKELSKIPMPVNFNEPLSMLQRLSEDLEYYELLDKAAKCHSSLEQMCYVAAFTVSSYSTTVHRTGKPFNPLLGETFELDRLSECGYRSLCEQVSHHPPAAAHHAVSEKGWTLRQEVTLASKFRGKYLSIMPLGSIQCLFEKSNNHYSWKKVTTTVHNIIVGKLWIDQSGEIDVVNHMTGDRCHLKFAPYSYFSRDVPRKVTGVVTDKAGKAHYVLSGTWDEKMEFSRVMQSSKGENGTEGKQKTVYQTLKAKEIWKKNPLPDGAESMYFFSSLALTLNEPEDGVAPTDSRNRPDQRLMEDGRWDEANAEKQRLEEKQRIARREREREAVKAANSPEEGSHQDNYQALWFEKLDDPVSRETLHVYKGGYWEAKDKGSWDICPNIF, translated from the exons ATGTCAGAGTCAAAGCCCCCCACACCAACACCAGGAGACACCTACAAAGGTTGGCTGTTCAAGTGGACCAACTACATTAAAGGCTACCAGAGACGCTGGTTTGTCCTCAGCAATGGGCTGCTGTCCTACTACAG GACTCAGGCTGAAATGGGCCACACGTGTCGTGGAACCATCAACTTGGCGACGGCTAATATTGCTGTTGAAGACTCCTGTAACTTTGTCATCTCCAACGGAGGAGCACAGACCTACCACCTGAAGGCAAGCTCCGAAGTGGAGCGGCAACGTTGGATCACTGCTCTGGAGCTCGCCAAGGCGAAGGCTGTCCGCATGCAGGCCGAGTCAG ATGACTCTGGGGACGATTGCTCTCCTGTACCTGCTTCCACTGGACAAGGTGGTGGGCGTAACTCAGAAATGCAGTCAGCACTACGAACATTGAGTAGCAAGGTGGAAGACCTCACTACATGCAATGACCTGATTGTCAAGCATGGATCTGCACTCCAGAG GTCTCTGTCTGAGCTGGAGAATATCCGAGCTGGAGGAGATATGGGGGAGAAGATCCGACAAGTGACAGAGAGAGCAACGCTGTTCAGAATCACCTCAAATGCAATGATCAAT GTATGTAGGGACTTCCTCTCAATGGCCCAGCAGCACAGTAAGCGCTGGCAGAAGGCCTTGCAGGTGGAAAGGGATCAGAGGATTCGGCTGGAGGAAACTCTGGAGCAGTTGGCCAAGCAGCACAATCACTTGGAGAGAGCTTTCAGAGGAGCGACGGTCCTTCCTTCGTCTTTTAGCAATTCTGATTTAGGAAGCAAAG GTGGTGTTCCTGGAAAAGGGGATGCCAGCGATGAGGATGATGACAACGAGTTTTTTGATGCCATGGAGGACCCTGCAGAGTTCATCACCGTCCCCGCAGACCCAAAATATCACAG GCGGTCTGGCAGCAACATGAGTGGCTTCAGCAGTGAGACTGGAACAGATGACCAGTCTATAAAT TTTGATGAGCAATCGTTGGCGTCCAATCCCGAGTCTCCCCAGTTGCTGGAGCTGGAACCGGTCCGACAGAGACGCACTCGCATCCCAGACAAGCCCAACTATTACCTCAATCTGTGGAGCATCATGAAGAACTGCATTGGAAAGGAGCTTTCCAAGATACCAATGCCT GTGAATTTCAATGAGCCTCTCTCAATGCTGCAACGTCTCTCTGAAGACCTGGAGTACTATGAGCTGTTGGATAAGGCCGCAAAGTGTCACAGCTCTCTAGAGCAGATGTGCTACGTGGCGGCTTTTACAGTCTCGTCTTACTCGACCACTGTGCATCGCACAGGAAAGCCCTTCAACCCGCTGCTTGGAGAAACCTTCGAGTTGGATCGACTTAGTGAATGTGGCTATCGTTCACTCTGTGAACAG GTCAGTCATCAtccacctgctgcagctcaCCATGCCGTGTCAGAGAAGGGTTGGACCCTCAGACAAGAGGTCACTCTGGCCAGCAAGTTCCGGGGGAAATATTTGTCTATAATGCCGCTTG GTTCTATCCAGTGTTTGTTTGAAAAGAGCAACAATCACTACTCCTGGAAAAAAGTGACAACAACAGTACACAATATTATTGTGGGGAAATTATGGATCGATCAG TCAGGAGAGATCGACGTGGTCAACCACATGACGGGGGATCGCTGTCATCTCAAGTTCGCCCCCTACAGCTACTTTTCTAGAGATGTCCCGAGAAAG GTGACCGGTGTGGTGACTGACAAGGCTGGCAAAGCGCACTACGTATTGTCTGGAACATGGGATGAGAAGATGGAGTTTTCCAGGGTAATGCAAAGCAGCAAAGGGGAGAACGGCACCGAAGGCAAACAGAAAACTGTGTATCAGACACTTAAAGCCAAAGAAATCTGGAAAAAGAATCCTCTACC CGATGGTGCAGAAAGCATGTACTTCTTCTCTTCGCTGGCCTTGACTCTCAATGAACCTGAGGATGGAGTGGCGCCCACTGACAGTCGGAACCGGCCTGACCAGCGCTTAATGGAGGACGGACGGTGGGATGAGGCCAATGCAGAGAAACAGAGACTCGAGGAGAAACAACGAATCGCTcgcagggagagagaaagggaggcTGTGAAAGCTGCCAACTCACCTGAGGAAG GCTCTCACCAGGACAACTATCAAGCGCTGTGGTTTGAGAAACTGGACGACCCGGTGTCTAGGGAGACCCTGCACGTCTACAAGGGAGGCTACTGGGAGGCCAAGGACAAAGGCAGCTGGGACATTTGCCCCAACATCTTCTGA
- the LOC128755037 gene encoding oxysterol-binding protein 1-like isoform X1, whose amino-acid sequence MSESKPPTPTPGDTYKGWLFKWTNYIKGYQRRWFVLSNGLLSYYRTQAEMGHTCRGTINLATANIAVEDSCNFVISNGGAQTYHLKASSEVERQRWITALELAKAKAVRMQAESDDSGDDCSPVPASTGQGGGRNSEMQSALRTLSSKVEDLTTCNDLIVKHGSALQRSLSELENIRAGGDMGEKIRQVTERATLFRITSNAMINVCRDFLSMAQQHSKRWQKALQVERDQRIRLEETLEQLAKQHNHLERAFRGATVLPSSFSNSDLGSKGGVPGKGDASDEDDDNEFFDAMEDPAEFITVPADPKYHRRSGSNMSGFSSETGTDDQSINFDEQSLASNPESPQLLELEPVRQRRTRIPDKPNYYLNLWSIMKNCIGKELSKIPMPVNFNEPLSMLQRLSEDLEYYELLDKAAKCHSSLEQMCYVAAFTVSSYSTTVHRTGKPFNPLLGETFELDRLSECGYRSLCEQVSHHPPAAAHHAVSEKGWTLRQEVTLASKFRGKYLSIMPLGSIQCLFEKSNNHYSWKKVTTTVHNIIVGKLWIDQSGEIDVVNHMTGDRCHLKFAPYSYFSRDVPRKVTGVVTDKAGKAHYVLSGTWDEKMEFSRVMQSSKGENGTEGKQKTVYQTLKAKEIWKKNPLPDGAESMYFFSSLALTLNEPEDGVAPTDSRNRPDQRLMEDGRWDEANAEKQRLEEKQRIARREREREAVKAANSPEEAVNEEQINDSPFKSKYSFKISTPNFTSKICPPCEVLTTSSHSFVFRLAGAVETGTEASEVSETDTEDSPPLTPVASPHGPSQFTFQSPNGAPVKSSHQDNYQALWFEKLDDPVSRETLHVYKGGYWEAKDKGSWDICPNIF is encoded by the exons ATGTCAGAGTCAAAGCCCCCCACACCAACACCAGGAGACACCTACAAAGGTTGGCTGTTCAAGTGGACCAACTACATTAAAGGCTACCAGAGACGCTGGTTTGTCCTCAGCAATGGGCTGCTGTCCTACTACAG GACTCAGGCTGAAATGGGCCACACGTGTCGTGGAACCATCAACTTGGCGACGGCTAATATTGCTGTTGAAGACTCCTGTAACTTTGTCATCTCCAACGGAGGAGCACAGACCTACCACCTGAAGGCAAGCTCCGAAGTGGAGCGGCAACGTTGGATCACTGCTCTGGAGCTCGCCAAGGCGAAGGCTGTCCGCATGCAGGCCGAGTCAG ATGACTCTGGGGACGATTGCTCTCCTGTACCTGCTTCCACTGGACAAGGTGGTGGGCGTAACTCAGAAATGCAGTCAGCACTACGAACATTGAGTAGCAAGGTGGAAGACCTCACTACATGCAATGACCTGATTGTCAAGCATGGATCTGCACTCCAGAG GTCTCTGTCTGAGCTGGAGAATATCCGAGCTGGAGGAGATATGGGGGAGAAGATCCGACAAGTGACAGAGAGAGCAACGCTGTTCAGAATCACCTCAAATGCAATGATCAAT GTATGTAGGGACTTCCTCTCAATGGCCCAGCAGCACAGTAAGCGCTGGCAGAAGGCCTTGCAGGTGGAAAGGGATCAGAGGATTCGGCTGGAGGAAACTCTGGAGCAGTTGGCCAAGCAGCACAATCACTTGGAGAGAGCTTTCAGAGGAGCGACGGTCCTTCCTTCGTCTTTTAGCAATTCTGATTTAGGAAGCAAAG GTGGTGTTCCTGGAAAAGGGGATGCCAGCGATGAGGATGATGACAACGAGTTTTTTGATGCCATGGAGGACCCTGCAGAGTTCATCACCGTCCCCGCAGACCCAAAATATCACAG GCGGTCTGGCAGCAACATGAGTGGCTTCAGCAGTGAGACTGGAACAGATGACCAGTCTATAAAT TTTGATGAGCAATCGTTGGCGTCCAATCCCGAGTCTCCCCAGTTGCTGGAGCTGGAACCGGTCCGACAGAGACGCACTCGCATCCCAGACAAGCCCAACTATTACCTCAATCTGTGGAGCATCATGAAGAACTGCATTGGAAAGGAGCTTTCCAAGATACCAATGCCT GTGAATTTCAATGAGCCTCTCTCAATGCTGCAACGTCTCTCTGAAGACCTGGAGTACTATGAGCTGTTGGATAAGGCCGCAAAGTGTCACAGCTCTCTAGAGCAGATGTGCTACGTGGCGGCTTTTACAGTCTCGTCTTACTCGACCACTGTGCATCGCACAGGAAAGCCCTTCAACCCGCTGCTTGGAGAAACCTTCGAGTTGGATCGACTTAGTGAATGTGGCTATCGTTCACTCTGTGAACAG GTCAGTCATCAtccacctgctgcagctcaCCATGCCGTGTCAGAGAAGGGTTGGACCCTCAGACAAGAGGTCACTCTGGCCAGCAAGTTCCGGGGGAAATATTTGTCTATAATGCCGCTTG GTTCTATCCAGTGTTTGTTTGAAAAGAGCAACAATCACTACTCCTGGAAAAAAGTGACAACAACAGTACACAATATTATTGTGGGGAAATTATGGATCGATCAG TCAGGAGAGATCGACGTGGTCAACCACATGACGGGGGATCGCTGTCATCTCAAGTTCGCCCCCTACAGCTACTTTTCTAGAGATGTCCCGAGAAAG GTGACCGGTGTGGTGACTGACAAGGCTGGCAAAGCGCACTACGTATTGTCTGGAACATGGGATGAGAAGATGGAGTTTTCCAGGGTAATGCAAAGCAGCAAAGGGGAGAACGGCACCGAAGGCAAACAGAAAACTGTGTATCAGACACTTAAAGCCAAAGAAATCTGGAAAAAGAATCCTCTACC CGATGGTGCAGAAAGCATGTACTTCTTCTCTTCGCTGGCCTTGACTCTCAATGAACCTGAGGATGGAGTGGCGCCCACTGACAGTCGGAACCGGCCTGACCAGCGCTTAATGGAGGACGGACGGTGGGATGAGGCCAATGCAGAGAAACAGAGACTCGAGGAGAAACAACGAATCGCTcgcagggagagagaaagggaggcTGTGAAAGCTGCCAACTCACCTGAGGAAG CTGTCAATGAGGAGCAGATAAATGACTCGCCATTCAAAAGCAAGTACTCCTTTAAAATAAGCACCCCAAACTTCACCTCCAAAATATGCCCCCCGTGTGAGGTCTTGACCACATCATCACATTCATTTGTGTTCCGTTTAGCTGGCGCGGTGGAGACGGGAACCGAAGCCAGCGAGGTTTCAGAAA CTGACACAGAGGATTCCCCCCCTCTCACTCCTGTTGCAT cacCACACGGACCCTCACAATTTACTTTTCAAA GTCCGAACGGAGCTCCAGTAAAAA GCTCTCACCAGGACAACTATCAAGCGCTGTGGTTTGAGAAACTGGACGACCCGGTGTCTAGGGAGACCCTGCACGTCTACAAGGGAGGCTACTGGGAGGCCAAGGACAAAGGCAGCTGGGACATTTGCCCCAACATCTTCTGA